One stretch of Thermococcus sp. 21S9 DNA includes these proteins:
- a CDS encoding sulfite exporter TauE/SafE family protein, whose product MSNYALYFAVGVTVGIVSALFGLGGGFVLVPVLNLLGVSIHQAVGTSSAAVVFTALSSTIAYSRRGMIHYKTGVLLSIPAIVGAYLGAVMTTYVTPGELKVIFGVTLLFVAYRMYTKETAELGDLTVSEVKIDYRLVPIGGFFSGIASGLLGVGGGIINVPFLVWLGMPMHYAVATSSFAIVFTSASSALKHYMMGNVELHWLVLLVPGLIIGAQLGARLAERVKASSLKRAFAIVMVILALRMIVSGLR is encoded by the coding sequence ATGAGCAATTACGCCCTCTACTTCGCCGTGGGTGTGACTGTTGGAATCGTTTCTGCCCTCTTCGGCTTAGGCGGTGGCTTCGTCCTCGTTCCGGTTCTCAACCTGCTTGGTGTCAGCATTCACCAGGCCGTCGGAACTTCAAGTGCCGCTGTTGTCTTCACGGCCCTCAGCTCAACGATTGCCTACTCGAGGAGAGGGATGATTCACTACAAGACCGGCGTCCTGCTTTCAATTCCCGCCATCGTAGGGGCATACCTTGGGGCCGTCATGACAACCTATGTGACCCCGGGAGAGCTTAAAGTAATCTTCGGCGTGACCCTCCTGTTCGTCGCTTACAGAATGTACACGAAGGAAACCGCGGAGCTTGGTGATTTGACGGTTTCAGAGGTCAAAATCGACTACCGCCTCGTCCCAATCGGCGGGTTTTTCTCGGGGATTGCCAGCGGTCTGCTCGGCGTTGGTGGCGGAATAATCAACGTGCCCTTCCTCGTGTGGCTCGGCATGCCGATGCACTACGCCGTCGCGACCTCGAGCTTCGCCATAGTGTTCACCTCCGCGAGTAGCGCCCTCAAGCACTACATGATGGGCAACGTTGAACTCCACTGGCTCGTCCTCCTCGTGCCCGGCCTGATAATAGGGGCCCAGCTCGGCGCGAGGCTCGCGGAGAGGGTTAAGGCGTCCTCCCTAAAGAGGGCCTTCGCGATTGTGATGGTAATCCTGGCTTTGAGGATGATAGTGAGTGGTTTGAGGTGA